The DNA region ACGTATTACAAAAACACAAATTACGCTATCGGGTTTCATTAGAAGCTTGGAGTTGGGAAATCATCAAAAAATACGTCGAATTAGGTTTAGGCTTATCAATCGTTACCAGCGTGTCATTAACGGGCAACGAACAGCTCATCGCAAAACCATTGTCAAAATACTTTCCTGATTATTACTACGGTGTCACCATGAAAAGACAAGGGTCATTATCATTACCAGCCAAAAACTTTCTTGAGTTAATAGACCCCAGCTTTTTTCAAGGTTGATAAATACAGCATAGCTTTATTCAACAATAAATATTTTTAAATTCAAAACATTAGCACTGTTAAATCCATAAGTTTAATTCAATTGAAGCACTCTTCAATTAATTCAATTAAAATACGTACTCTAAATAATTTTTACTACACCCGATGATCTGGAAACCAAACGTCACCGTCGCATCTATTGTTGAACTTGACGGAAAATTTTTGATGGTTGAGGAAGAGTCCCCAGTCGGCCCTGTCCTTAACCAGCCTGCTGGACATTTAGACCCAAACGAAAGTATGGAAAACGCTGTCATTAGGGAAACTTTAGAAGAAACGGGTTACCGTTTTACACCGGAAGTAATTATCGGCTCGTATTTATGGCATAACACTGATAATGAAACCACCTATTATCGAAGTACTTATGCTGGCAGCGTGTGTCATAAAGAAGTCTCAACAGAACTTGATGAAGGCATTATTCGTGCGTTATGGATGAGTCTCGATGAAATCAAAGCAAATACCGATCGCTTACGTAGCCCTATTATTTTAGAAAGCCTTAATGACTACCTGTCAGGGGTTAGCTACCCGCTTTCAATCATTAAATCTTACATTAAATAAAACCTATAACCTACTGTTTTAAATGGACAATAAAAAAATAATGATCGGCATGTCAGGTGGGGTAGACTCTTCTGTAGCCGCATTGCGCTTGCTTGAACAAGGTCACGAGGTAACCGGTTTATTTATGAAAAACTGGGATGAGGATGATGGCAGCGAATATTGTACAGCGAAGGAAGATTTAGCCGATGCCCAACAGGTCAGTGATAAATTGGGTATTGAACTTAAAACCGTCAATTTTGCAGCTGAGTACTGGGATAACGTTTTTGAAGACTTTTTAAGCGAATATGCCGCTGGTAGAACACCCAACCCCGATATTTTATGTAACCGTGAAATTAAGTTTAAAGCCTTTTTAGATTATGCCACTGAACTCGGAGCTGATTACATAGCAACCGGACATTACACACAAATTGCTCAACAACACAATCAATTCCAACTCCTGCGTGGTTTGGATAACAATAAAGACCAAAGCTACTTCCTTTATACATTGGGGCAAACGCAATTAAGTCGCTCACTCTTTCCTATTGGGAATATGGAAAAACCGGCTGTTAGAGAACTTGCACAAAAAGCGGGGTTTATTAATAGTCGGAAAAAAGATAGCACCGGTATTTGTTTTATTGGTGAACGCAAATTTAAAGATTTCTTACAACGCTACCTGCCCGCTCAACCAGGCCTTATGAACACACCAGAAGGTGAAACCATTGGCGAACACCAAGGTTTAATGTATTACACCTTGGGCCAGCGTCAAGGGCTCGGTATTGGCGGCATTAAATCCGCTGCCGAAGAACCTTGGTATGTGGTTGAAAAAGACCTAAAAAATAATATTTTAGTAGTCGCTCAAGGGCATGACCATACCTTAATGCAAAGCAATACACTCAACGCATCGCAGCTCAGCTGGGTTAGCGGTCAAGCTGTATCAAACAGCTTTCGCTGCACCGCTAAAACACGCTACCGTCAAAAAGACCAAGCATGTCAAGTCACCCTGATTGGTGATGATCATTGCCTAGTACAATTTGACGACCCTCAACGTGCCGTGACCCCGGGTCAATCTGTTGTTTTTTATAACAATGAGGTTTGCCTTGGTGGCGGTATAATAGACGCCACTTCCACTATAAACTCATAATTCACTATAATTTCATGACATTAAATAAACTAAATGCCCTTTCGCCAGTTGATGGCCGTTATGCCAGCAAAGTTAATGAACTACGCCCTATTTTCTCAGAATTTGGCTTAATTAAAGCACGTGTGACCGTTGAAGTCCGCTGGCTACAAGCCTTATCAGAACACGATGAAATTTCTGAAGTTAATCGCTTTTCGGACACTGCTCATGCCTTGCTTGATAGTATCGTCGAGCAGTTTTCGTTAGACGATGCTCAACGTGTAAAAGACATTGAAAGCACAACAAACCACGATGTAAAAGCAGTTGAGTACTTTCTTAAAGAAAAAATCGCTGACAATGCCGAATTACTGACCATTAGCGAGTTCATTCACTTTGCATGCACTTCTGAAGACATTAACAACTTATCTTACGCCTTAATGCTTAAAGAAGGTCGCGACGAAGTAATAGGCACTGCGATCGCAAATGTTATTGATGACATTAAAGAGAAAGCGCTTGACTATGCGGCAGCGCCATTGCTCTCAAGAACACATGGGCAGACTGCCTCGCCAAGCACAATGGGGAAGGAGTTTGCTAACGTTGTTGCCCGCTTAGAGCGCCAATTATTGCAGCTGGAAGATGTAGATATCATGGGTAAAATAAACGGTGCCGTGGGTAACTACAACGCACATTACTCAGCCTATCCAGCCGTTGATTGGCCAGCGTTTGCAGAAGCATTTGTTGAATCATTGGGTTTAACCTTTAACCCATACACTATCCAAATCGAGCCTCATGACTATATTGCTGAATACTTTCATGTCCTAGCAAGAATCAATACTATCCTGATTGATTTCTCACGAGATGTCTGGGGTTATATCTCAGTTGGTTATTTCAAACAAAAAACCATTGCTGGAGAAGTTGGCTCATCAACTATGCCACATAAAGTTAACCCCATT from Cycloclasticus pugetii PS-1 includes:
- the purB gene encoding adenylosuccinate lyase, which codes for MTLNKLNALSPVDGRYASKVNELRPIFSEFGLIKARVTVEVRWLQALSEHDEISEVNRFSDTAHALLDSIVEQFSLDDAQRVKDIESTTNHDVKAVEYFLKEKIADNAELLTISEFIHFACTSEDINNLSYALMLKEGRDEVIGTAIANVIDDIKEKALDYAAAPLLSRTHGQTASPSTMGKEFANVVARLERQLLQLEDVDIMGKINGAVGNYNAHYSAYPAVDWPAFAEAFVESLGLTFNPYTIQIEPHDYIAEYFHVLARINTILIDFSRDVWGYISVGYFKQKTIAGEVGSSTMPHKVNPIDFENAEGNFGIANALMNHFSEKLPISRWQRDLTDSTVLRNLGTCLAHSLIGFKSLQKGISKLEINEAKLLADLDANWEVLAEPIQTVMRRYGIEKPYEKLKELTRGQGIDQNSMKAFIETLEIPNDAKQLLLEMTPASYTGCAETLANNISKLS
- a CDS encoding NUDIX hydrolase, coding for MIWKPNVTVASIVELDGKFLMVEEESPVGPVLNQPAGHLDPNESMENAVIRETLEETGYRFTPEVIIGSYLWHNTDNETTYYRSTYAGSVCHKEVSTELDEGIIRALWMSLDEIKANTDRLRSPIILESLNDYLSGVSYPLSIIKSYIK
- the mnmA gene encoding tRNA 2-thiouridine(34) synthase MnmA, whose protein sequence is MDNKKIMIGMSGGVDSSVAALRLLEQGHEVTGLFMKNWDEDDGSEYCTAKEDLADAQQVSDKLGIELKTVNFAAEYWDNVFEDFLSEYAAGRTPNPDILCNREIKFKAFLDYATELGADYIATGHYTQIAQQHNQFQLLRGLDNNKDQSYFLYTLGQTQLSRSLFPIGNMEKPAVRELAQKAGFINSRKKDSTGICFIGERKFKDFLQRYLPAQPGLMNTPEGETIGEHQGLMYYTLGQRQGLGIGGIKSAAEEPWYVVEKDLKNNILVVAQGHDHTLMQSNTLNASQLSWVSGQAVSNSFRCTAKTRYRQKDQACQVTLIGDDHCLVQFDDPQRAVTPGQSVVFYNNEVCLGGGIIDATSTINS